In Psychrobacter ciconiae, the following are encoded in one genomic region:
- a CDS encoding GNAT family N-acetyltransferase, protein MATGEHRTVVTETQLGDGLLVRAAIPQDLPQILAIFNQSIGGKQATAHLTLVDLDERQAWFDEHLGNPKRPIVVVMDEKNNQIVAWGSFSDLYARPAYHISSEISIYLHEDYQNQGLGRKLVAWLINAAPRLGICNVVALIFAHNAPSLALFNKLGFSQWGYLPKVCDMDGFLADVVILGLALENGI, encoded by the coding sequence ATGGCAACTGGCGAACATAGAACCGTAGTAACTGAGACCCAATTAGGTGATGGTCTTTTGGTAAGGGCGGCAATCCCTCAAGATTTACCGCAGATTTTAGCGATATTTAATCAAAGTATCGGCGGGAAACAAGCCACAGCGCATTTAACGCTCGTTGATTTGGACGAGCGTCAAGCTTGGTTTGACGAGCATTTGGGCAATCCTAAGCGCCCGATTGTGGTGGTGATGGACGAAAAAAATAACCAAATCGTGGCTTGGGGCAGCTTTAGCGATTTATACGCCAGACCTGCCTATCATATCAGCAGCGAAATCAGCATTTATTTGCACGAAGATTATCAAAACCAAGGCTTAGGTCGCAAGCTTGTAGCTTGGCTGATAAATGCCGCCCCAAGGCTTGGTATTTGTAATGTGGTCGCGCTTATTTTTGCGCACAATGCCCCAAGCCTTGCGTTATTTAACAAATTGGGGTTTAGCCAGTGGGGCTATTTGCCCAAAGTTTGCGATATGGATGGATTTTTAGCCGATGTGGTGATTCTCGGTTTGGCGCTTGAAAATGGCATTTAA
- the ampD gene encoding 1,6-anhydro-N-acetylmuramyl-L-alanine amidase AmpD, which translates to MPTPTAIPKIDAGKIATADWLASPNFNARPKTDDIQAIVIHNISLPPDEFGLSDASGLHYVKALFLNQLDWDAHPYFLTIKGAEVSAHLFIERSGQLTQFVNFNDRAWHAGRSSYLGRTECNDFSIGIELEGSDFVPFTEVQYEVLASVIAAIYQAYPKTRRHLTGHSDIAPNRKTDPGEYFDWQKLRQMVAKHTKAN; encoded by the coding sequence ATGCCAACCCCAACTGCAATTCCCAAAATTGATGCCGGCAAGATTGCCACCGCCGATTGGCTTGCCTCACCAAACTTCAACGCGCGCCCAAAAACTGACGATATTCAAGCCATTGTGATTCACAATATCAGCTTGCCGCCCGATGAGTTTGGGTTGTCAGATGCCAGCGGCTTACATTATGTCAAGGCGCTGTTTTTAAATCAGCTTGATTGGGACGCGCATCCGTATTTTTTGACCATTAAAGGCGCTGAAGTTTCCGCGCACTTATTTATTGAGCGCAGCGGTCAACTCACCCAATTCGTTAATTTTAACGACAGGGCTTGGCACGCAGGGCGCTCAAGCTATTTAGGTCGCACAGAGTGTAATGATTTTAGCATTGGCATTGAGCTTGAGGGGTCGGATTTTGTGCCGTTCACCGAGGTTCAATATGAGGTTTTGGCAAGCGTTATCGCCGCCATTTATCAGGCATATCCCAAAACGCGACGGCATTTAACCGGTCATAGCGACATTGCGCCAAACCGCAAAACTGACCCTGGCGAGTATTTTGACTGGCAAAAATTGCGGCAAATGGTGGCAAAACATACCAAGGCAAATTGA
- the ribF gene encoding riboflavin biosynthesis protein RibF produces MNTYFLEHLLNPAPDLNACTPKLAPCVLTIGNFDGVHLGHQAMLKAVRDHADAEQLQSAGMIFEPQPREFFDPKNAPARLTNFAEKQAILSQMGIDALIVASFDDNFRSLSAKAFADILVEKLNVKALVLGDDFRFGHDRIGDSQFLRDFGLPVTNLTTITDNSSENVRISSTRIRKLLLSGDIARAATLLGRDYSITGQVQSGDKIGRTLDFPTANIALERLLPALHGVFAVDVVRLDDNGEVMAGGLADLAKNGQQGIKGLRANSLFGTANIGVRPSVDKPQEWRLEVFFPEFSGNLYDKNLNVRFLHFLHGERHYSDLAALKAGIYQDVKDLLTWRRAQD; encoded by the coding sequence ATGAATACTTATTTTCTTGAGCACTTACTTAACCCCGCGCCTGATTTGAACGCTTGCACGCCTAAGCTTGCGCCGTGCGTGTTGACCATTGGCAACTTTGATGGCGTTCATTTAGGACATCAGGCGATGCTCAAAGCAGTTCGCGATCATGCCGACGCTGAGCAGCTGCAATCGGCGGGGATGATTTTTGAGCCGCAGCCGCGCGAGTTTTTTGACCCAAAAAATGCCCCTGCCCGCCTGACCAACTTTGCCGAAAAACAAGCGATTTTAAGCCAAATGGGCATTGATGCCTTGATTGTGGCAAGCTTTGATGACAACTTTCGCAGCTTATCTGCCAAAGCTTTTGCGGATATTTTGGTCGAAAAGCTAAATGTTAAAGCGCTGGTTTTGGGCGATGATTTTCGCTTTGGTCATGACCGCATTGGCGACAGCCAGTTTTTACGTGATTTTGGCTTGCCCGTGACCAACTTAACCACCATCACTGATAATTCTTCAGAAAATGTGCGAATCAGCTCCACCCGAATCCGCAAACTGCTGCTATCAGGGGACATTGCACGCGCAGCAACGCTTCTTGGTCGCGACTATAGCATTACAGGTCAAGTTCAAAGCGGCGATAAAATCGGACGAACCCTTGATTTTCCGACGGCAAATATTGCGCTTGAGCGTTTACTGCCAGCGCTTCATGGTGTTTTTGCCGTCGATGTCGTGCGTTTAGATGATAATGGCGAGGTTATGGCGGGCGGTTTAGCCGATTTGGCAAAAAACGGTCAACAAGGCATTAAGGGCTTACGCGCGAACAGCTTGTTTGGAACGGCAAATATTGGCGTCAGACCATCTGTTGACAAGCCGCAAGAATGGCGACTTGAGGTGTTTTTTCCGGAATTTAGCGGCAACTTATACGATAAAAATTTAAACGTTCGCTTTTTACATTTTTTACATGGTGAGCGGCACTACTCAGATTTGGCAGCGCTTAAAGCCGGAATCTATCAGGACGTTAAAGACTTGCTTACTTGGCGACGCGCTCAGGATTAA
- a CDS encoding DUF2789 domain-containing protein — translation MLGEPSYTMNDLFAQLGLDSSDEAIDAFIEENKLSKDEKLVEADVWSEKQCMFLQEEWKKDAAWAIVIDELNVRMHPTA, via the coding sequence ATGTTAGGTGAACCCAGTTATACCATGAACGATTTGTTTGCCCAGCTTGGGCTTGATAGCTCAGATGAGGCTATCGATGCTTTTATCGAAGAAAACAAGCTGTCAAAAGATGAAAAGCTGGTCGAGGCAGATGTTTGGTCAGAAAAGCAATGCATGTTTTTACAAGAAGAATGGAAAAAAGATGCAGCTTGGGCAATCGTTATTGATGAGTTAAATGTCCGGATGCATCCAACCGCTTAA
- the murJ gene encoding murein biosynthesis integral membrane protein MurJ, with product MAKSRLFRSTMIVSSMTMLSRILGLVRDVVLLGVFGAGGLMDAFLVAFKIPNFLRRLFAEGAFSQAFVPVLSEYKEKYSLQQVQILVSRTSGALMLILSMLTVVVILLAPWVITLFAPGFADQPDKFNTATELLRLTFPYLLFISMTAFASGILQSYNRFAAPAFAPVLLNLCMIGGALIFAPMFDTPIMALGYAVAISGLLQLLIQLPQLWQQKLLVAPKVDFAHEGVRRILKLMLPAIFGVSVTQINLLLNTVFASLMIGGSVSWLYAAERMSELPLGLIGVAIGTVILPSLSKSEAQKDDISFKKTIDWAAKLIVLVGLPAAAALFMLSDVLMQALFMRGEFSLRDAQMSAVALQSMAGGILGFMLIKIFAPAFFARQDTRTPVKIGIISVFANMIFSVIFIGIFYLLDKPLHGGLALATTGASFVNAGLLYYCLQERGIFRFGAHWKKLFLQFFIATFAMLAVLYLLLPYFPTDASQWRRILILALLCVAGAVTYGVVLIATGFRPRQLKHG from the coding sequence ATGGCAAAAAGTCGTTTGTTTCGCTCCACCATGATTGTCAGTAGCATGACCATGTTGTCGCGGATTTTGGGGTTGGTTCGTGACGTGGTGCTGCTGGGCGTGTTTGGCGCAGGCGGTCTCATGGATGCGTTTTTGGTGGCGTTTAAAATCCCTAACTTTTTGCGTAGGCTTTTTGCTGAAGGTGCATTTAGCCAAGCCTTTGTCCCTGTGCTGTCGGAATACAAAGAAAAATACAGTCTGCAACAAGTTCAAATCTTAGTTAGCCGAACCTCCGGCGCGCTGATGCTGATTTTATCGATGCTCACCGTGGTGGTTATCTTGCTGGCGCCGTGGGTCATCACCTTATTTGCCCCCGGATTTGCCGACCAACCGGACAAATTTAACACGGCAACCGAGCTGCTGCGACTTACCTTTCCTTATTTATTGTTCATTTCGATGACCGCGTTTGCCAGTGGCATTTTGCAAAGTTACAACCGCTTTGCTGCTCCTGCGTTTGCGCCGGTGCTGCTCAATCTTTGTATGATTGGTGGGGCGCTGATTTTTGCGCCGATGTTTGATACGCCAATTATGGCGCTCGGCTACGCGGTGGCAATTTCTGGTCTCTTGCAACTACTGATTCAATTGCCGCAGCTTTGGCAACAAAAGCTGCTGGTTGCGCCCAAAGTTGACTTTGCTCACGAGGGCGTCCGGCGCATTTTAAAGCTGATGCTTCCTGCCATCTTTGGGGTGTCAGTCACCCAAATTAACTTGCTGCTCAATACCGTTTTTGCCTCGCTCATGATTGGCGGCTCGGTATCTTGGCTTTACGCCGCTGAACGCATGAGCGAGCTGCCGCTTGGGCTGATTGGGGTGGCGATTGGCACAGTGATCTTGCCAAGTTTGTCCAAAAGTGAAGCGCAAAAAGACGATATTAGCTTTAAAAAGACCATCGATTGGGCAGCAAAATTAATCGTTTTGGTCGGACTTCCGGCAGCCGCAGCGCTGTTTATGTTGTCCGATGTCCTCATGCAAGCGCTATTTATGCGCGGCGAATTTAGCCTTCGCGACGCCCAAATGAGCGCGGTGGCACTGCAAAGCATGGCTGGTGGCATTTTAGGATTTATGCTGATTAAAATCTTTGCCCCTGCCTTTTTTGCCCGTCAAGATACCCGAACGCCCGTTAAAATTGGCATCATTTCGGTATTTGCCAATATGATTTTTAGCGTCATTTTTATTGGTATTTTTTATTTATTGGACAAACCACTTCACGGCGGCTTAGCGCTTGCGACCACTGGCGCGTCCTTTGTGAACGCAGGACTGCTGTATTACTGCTTGCAAGAGCGCGGTATTTTCCGCTTTGGCGCGCACTGGAAAAAGCTATTTTTACAGTTTTTTATTGCCACTTTTGCCATGCTGGCGGTGCTTTATTTGCTGCTTCCTTACTTTCCAACGGACGCCTCGCAGTGGCGGCGAATCCTTATTTTGGCGCTGCTTTGTGTTGCAGGCGCGGTCACTTATGGCGTCGTATTGATTGCCACAGGCTTTCGACCAAGACAGCTCAAACACGGCTAA